The Eremothecium gossypii ATCC 10895 chromosome IV, complete sequence genome contains a region encoding:
- a CDS encoding Mg-dependent acid phosphatase (Non-syntenic homolog of Saccharomyces cerevisiae YER134C), with translation MCRTRSGHFDKPQTSSRRPAGPECQIMCGSVHVTEARSKEKLASVRPTEPTTMQYPDVAAFDLDYTVWPCFCDTHLTSPFTPVATPAGEVLTVVDAAGYELTLYPDVPRILADLKLHGVTLLTASRTWAPDVAQQLLRTFRIRVGEDFLSLSEVFDGGAWGDHPKIRHITAGLADVYGPSAPDPRDIRVWLFDDESRNRDVERHGVAYLHVRDPQRGPAWDWYQASLRGRQNK, from the coding sequence ATGTGCCGCACCCGATCAGGCCATTTCGACAAGCCCCAAACCAGCAGCCGGCGGCCCGCAGGCCCGGAATGCCAGATAATGTGCGGCAGCGTCCACGTGACGGAAGCGCGCTCAAAAGAAAAACTCGCCTCCGTCCGACCCACGGAGCCAACCACGATGCAGTACCCGGACGTTGCCGCCTTCGACCTGGACTACACGGTCTGGCCGTGCTTCTGTGACACACACCTCACCTCGCCGTTCACGCCCGTGGCCACCCCCGCGGGCGAGGTGCTCACCGTTGTAGACGCGGCCGGCTACGAGCTCACGCTCTATCCGGACGTGCCCCGCATCCTGGCCGACCTCAAGCTCCACGGCGTCACGCTGCTGACCGCGTCGCGCACATGGGCGCCGGAcgtcgcgcagcagctttTGCGCACATTCCGCATTCGTGTCGGGGAAGACTTCCTCTCGCTCTCAGAGGTATTTGACGGCGGAGCGTGGGGCGACCACCCCAAGATCCGTCACATAACCGCCGGTCTGGCGGACGTCTACGGGCCCAGCGCCCCCGACCCTCGCGACATCCGCGTGTGGCTGTTCGACGACGAGTCGCGGAACCGCGACGTCGAGCGCCACGGCGTGGCGTACCTCCACGTGCGTGACCCGCAACGAGGGCCCGCCTGGGACTGGTACCAGGCGTCCCTAAGGGGTCGTCAAAACAAATAG
- the LTP1 gene encoding tyrosine protein phosphatase LTP1 (Syntenic homolog of Saccharomyces cerevisiae YPR073C (LTP1)), protein MPDQIAVAFVCLGNICRSPMAEAIFKHTVKKAGLEHRFSNIDSFGTAAYHVGSTPDSRTVSICRKHGVHIDHRGQQIKTKHFAEFDYVICMDESNRRNLERMKPQDSKAQVHMFGHWNTGGKFDTIVEDPYYGGTEGFEYNYQQVCYFSEQFLKREL, encoded by the coding sequence ATGCCAGATCAAATTGCAGTTGCTTTTGTGTGTCTAGGGAACATCTGTCGCTCCCCTATGGCTGAGGCTATTTTTAAGCACACAGTTAAGAAGGCTGGCTTAGAACATAGGTTCTCGAACATTGACTCGTTTGGAACAGCTGCCTACCATGTGGGGAGCACTCCGGATAGCCGTACTGTCTCCATATGCCGCAAGCATGGCGTGCACATAGATCATCGTGGCCAACAAATAAAGACGAAGCACTTCGCAGAATTCGACTATGTCATTTGCATGGATGAGTCCAATAGGCGCAACCTAGAGCGAATGAAGCCTCAGGACAGCAAGGCGCAGGTGCATATGTTTGGCCACTGGAACACGGGCGGCAAATTTGATACTATTGTCGAGGACCCCTACTACGGCGGCACGGAGGGGTTTGAATATAATTATCAGCAAGTGTGCTATTTTAGCGAGCAGTTTTTGAAGAGAGAGCTATAA
- the MSC1 gene encoding double-strand break repair enhancer MSC1 (Syntenic homolog of Saccharomyces cerevisiae YML128C (MSC1)), with amino-acid sequence MRVSHWMIAVSAALAAGATASSAAEQWNVADLKEYLKDSGQEVAHDSLDALRDAASKEWEKHTDGRKSMLDLLWRPKQTPHDWFGSDYTNPVSEWLFNTWPVEELQKLLKHSRVKTDPTWSRDKLVAVSKRNFKKISETLGVSGYYPSESYFKLWDSSELKEWLEDYGIPYSKAATARDQLLKVVRENIRRASDFYHDERYEVLTSVGFLNDEFSRTGTVDHVDFSSWPLDSLRSWLEVHKLKFDRNMAEDKQYLVALAEKNKKLLMDDVEWLGSIAQKELAEIFKQKDAAMKLSKEAAGKSKNAIKKSGQNAVQYGKDAGNAAMGYGKNVGKDAVNAGRDVANAGKHAGKDAVNAGKDAVNTGKHAGKDAVNAGKKAGKDAVAAGKHAGKDVVDAGRDAIHAGKEAGMDAVEVGREAGDSFVHHGKDLFHAGQESAESLWDSIKGYFNKADDVINDTFLLDVENWPKRRLKHFLEARGVKYSLLSTRKDLLKSVIKYRNKPVHDLKETKNKWFPSWTLENLQHWSSEKTEQGKEKYNSAKDHLKAGSNKVQDQSKEANEAIKQKIDDWVETFNSWTTDDLQTYLRSFGIQPPKSYKKDQLVDLALKHSKAFFGSSSDSSESGYFRFVPRIARKWFNYGYSLLVR; translated from the coding sequence ATGAGAGTGTCACATTGGATGATAGCCGTATCTGCAGCGCTCGCTGCAGGTGCGACAGCGTCCTCTGCTGCTGAGCAGTGGAACGTTGCAGACCTCAAGGAGTATTTGAAAGATAGTGGGCAAGAGGTGGCGCATGATTCTTTAGATGCACTAAGGGATGCTGCAAGCAAGGAATGGGAAAAGCACACTGATGGGCGTAAGTCCATGCTTGATTTGCTTTGGAGACCGAAGCAGACGCCGCATGACTGGTTCGGAAGCGACTACACGAATCCCGTCAGCGAATGGTTGTTCAACACATGGCCTGTTGAGGAACTCCAGAAACTATTGAAGCACAGTCGGGTCAAGACAGACCCCACCTGGTCGCGTGATAAGCTTGTCGCCGTTTCCAAGCGGAACTTTAAAAAGATATCGGAAACCTTGGGTGTGTCTGGTTATTACCCTTCAGAGTCATACTTTAAGTTGTGGGACAGTTCGGAACTAAAGGAATGGCTCGAAGACTATGGTATTCCATACTCGAAGGCTGCTACTGCAAGGGATCAGCTATTAAAGGTTGTCCGCGAGAATATCCGCCGTGCCTCAGACTTCTATCACGATGAGCGTTACGAGGTTCTAACGTCGGTAGGATTTTTGAACGATGAGTTCAGCAGAACAGGCACTGTTGACCATGTCGATTTTTCGTCTTGGCCTTTAGACTCCTTGCGTAGTTGGCTCGAGGTCCATAAGTTGAAGTTCGACAGGAACATGGCCGAAGACAAGCAGTACTTGGTGGCTCTAGCTGAAAAGAACAAGAAATTGCTCATGGACGATGTTGAATGGCTAGGTAGCATTGCTCAGAAGGAACTTGCAGAGATATTCAAACAGAAGGACGCGGCGATGAAGCTAAGCAAGGAGGCCGCTGGTAAGTCCAAGAACGCTATTAAGAAGTCTGGTCAAAATGCGGTTCAATACGGCAAGGACGCGGGTAACGCTGCTATGGGATACGGAAAGAATGTAGGGAAGGATGCTGTCAACGCTGGCAGGGACGTAGCTAACGCTGGTAAGCATGCAGGCAAAGATGCCGTTAACGCGGGCAAGGATGCAGTGAACACCGGTAAGCACGCAGGCAAGGATGCGGTCAATGCAGGCAAGAAGGCCGGTAAGGATGCCGTTGCCGCAGGTAAACATGCAGGCAAGGATGTCGTCGATGCCGGAAGGGACGCCATACACGCTGGCAAGGAGGCCGGCATGGACGCCGTTGAAGTTGGCAGAGAGGCAGGAGACTCCTTTGTGCACCACGGCAAGGACTTATTCCATGCTGGTCAGGAATCTGCGGAAAGCCTATGGGATAGCATAAAAGGGTACTTCAACAAGGCAGACGACGTAATCAATGACACCTTCCTCCTAGACGTTGAGAACTGGCCGAAGCGTAGATTAAAGCACTTCTTGGAAGCTCGCGGTGTGAAGTACTCTTTGCTCTCCACGCGGAAAGATCTTCTAAAATCAGTCATCAAGTACAGAAATAAGCCCGTGCATGACTTGAAAGAAACCAAGAACAAGTGGTTCCCCAGCTGGACTCTTGAAAACTTGCAGCATTGGTCTTCAGAGAAGACCGAGCAGGGCAAGGAGAAATACAACTCCGCAAAGGACCATTTGAAGGCGGGCAGCAACAAGGTCCAGGACCAATCGAAGGAGGCAAACGAAGCGATCAAGCAGAAGATTGACGACTGGGTCGAGACATTCAACTCGTGGACCACCGATGACTTGCAGACCTACTTGCGCAGTTTCGGCATCCAGCCACCTAAGTCCTACAAGAAGGACCAGTTGGTGGACCTAGCGTTGAAGCACTCTAAGGCTTTTTTCGGTTCTTCGTCTGACTCATCGGAGTCCGGTTACTTCCGCTTCGTGCCACGGATCGCACGCAAGTGGTTCAACTACGGCTACTCGCTGCTAGTGCGCTGA
- a CDS encoding ADL359Cp (NOHBY419; No homolog in Saccharomyces cerevisiae) produces MQHGTRRSPSTCWMPACILITCDYGVQPPWVVFRRTVCSLCGSHRIIARVGLSTSAAVARAHTQVAIVAAPSAEWNPTSAPAHGTTITRGRGGVEQTAGICARARRSIAPRSASSCCCGILQRYLRRPRFRCYGAGVTRSYTHVTTCGSRHLVRERGARGIWAEDGRTGGWLV; encoded by the coding sequence ATGCAGCATGGGACGCGGCGATCACCATCCACCTGCTGGATGCCGGCGTGCATCCTGATCACGTGCGACTACGGGGTGCAGCCGCCTTGGGTCGTCTTCCGCCGTACTGTCTGTTCTCTGTGCGGGAGCCACCGAATCATAGCACGCGTGGGACTATCCACGAGTGCGGCGGTGGCCCGCGCTCATACACAGGTTGCAATTGTGGCTGCGCCATCTGCTGAATGGAATCCTACGTCCGCTCCCGCACATGGAACCACAATTACCAGAGGACGAGGGGGCGTGGAGCAGACTGCCGGAATATGCGCGAGGGCGAGAAGGTCCATCGCGCCGAGATCCGCGAGCTCCTGCTGTTGCGGAATCCTACAGCGGTATCTTAGGCGACCACGGTTCCGTTGCTACGGGGCGGGCGTTACCCGGTCATATACTCACGTGACTACTTGTGGCTCACGACATTTAGTCAGGGAGAGGGGTGCGAGGGGAATCTGGGCAGAAGATGGTAGAACGGGGGGATGGCTGGTGTGA
- the RTS3 gene encoding Rts3p (Non-syntenic homolog of Saccharomyces cerevisiae YGR161C (RTS3)) — MEKEQDAIVMRLLREIDILREENSRLRRNMGHLLNGEPLSPTPPQSRRSSVASLRQQQLFGTSGSMASTPSSSRRSSFSQIDNLKSDLQKKRNSACNYPITLSNNASSPFANAAGMHVGKPGTYEYVEGLSVPAAWPAGPDAGSSVAAANTRGRRRRQSNEPSVGGGGVRLSKVPNRTGYTVL, encoded by the coding sequence ATGGAAAAGGAACAGGACGCCATCGTCATGCGCCTTTTGCGCGAGATCGACATATTGCGCGAGGAAAACAGTCGATTACGACGCAACATGGGGCACCTACTCAACGGGGAGCCGCTCTCGCCTACGCCGCCGCAGTCCCGGCGCTCGTCTGTTGCGTCGCTGCGtcagcagcagcttttTGGCACGTCCGGCTCCATGGCGTCGACCCCGTCGAGCTCGCGGCGCTCGTCCTTTTCACAAATAGACAACTTGAAATCCGATCTACAGAAGAAGCGTAATTCCGCGTGCAACTATCCCATAACGCTGAGCAACAACGCGAGTTCGCCGTTTGCGAATGCTGCGGGGATGCACGTAGGTAAGCCGGGCACGTACGAGTATGTTGAAGGCCTCTCTGTGCCGGCTGCATGGCCTGCTGGGCCGGATGCAGGCAGCTCTGTGGCAGCTGCCAATACGCGCGgtcgccgccggcggcaaTCCAACGAGCCTTCTGTcggcggaggcggcgtACGGCTGTCCAAGGTGCCTAACCGGACAGGGTACACAGTCCTCTAA
- the NOT5 gene encoding CCR4-NOT core subunit NOT5 (Syntenic homolog of Saccharomyces cerevisiae YPR072W (NOT5)) yields MSQRKLLQEVDKVLKKVKEGLVEFDLIYEKFQATESDNQSYREKLESDLKREIKKLQKHREQIKSWLSKDDVKEKNALLMENRRLIENGMERFKSVEKIMKTKKFSTEALSNPDLIKDPRELKKRDQFIFVEECLEELQKQLESYEAQELAEKVERHQFHISNLENILRMLQNNELEPDTVEEYQDDIRYYVDNNDDPDFIEYETIYEDMGCELQSEEGKDQPTPVKPKTKLERSPKKKATSPAPINIGTKSVVSTTGTATAPSAPGSQASSASPDSSAKQKKDSSPLPLDLPPPKDFSKEIEEIIEHDLTKLAFQNPLFKDELPYWLQAKRPLIQPYSTMSERMLKQLESSLLNCPDSLDADTPHLYQHPLSLPHPTSIFFPSEPIRFVAAGWNNDNTSTKDIYGKTSMVQIMTKFDLDTLFFIFYHYQGTYDQFLAARELIIRGWIFNRVNRCWFYKEVEKLPPGMDQKEEVSWRYFDYQKSWLARRCGPDFVFRSEEFERL; encoded by the coding sequence ATGTCACAGAGAAAGTTACTGCAAGAAGTAGACAAAGTGTTAAAAAAGGTTAAAGAAGGTCTGGTGGAGTTTGATCTGATCTATGAGAAGTTTCAGGCGACTGAATCGGACAATCAGTCGTATAGGGAGAAGCTGGAGTCGGACTTGAAACGCGAGATTAAGAAGCTACAGAAACATAGGGAGCAAATCAAGTCGTGGTTGAGCAAGGACGATGTGAAGGAGAAGAACGCCCTGCTGATGGAGAACCGGCGACTAATTGAAAATGGCATGGAACGCTTCAAGTCCGTGGAAAAGATCATGAAGACTAAGAAGTTCTCCACCGAGGCGTTGAGCAATCCGGACCTGATTAAGGATCCGCGCGAACTGAAGAAAAGAGACCAGTTTATATTTGTAGAAGAATGCTTGGAAGAGCTTCAGAAGCAGCTGGAATCCTATGAGGCTCAGGAACTTGCAGAAAAGGTGGAAAGGCATCAGTTTCACATCTCGAATCTCGAAAATATTCTTAGAATGCTTCAAAATAACGAGTTAGAGCCGGATACAGTGGAGGAGTACCAGGATGATATCAGATACTATGTGGATAACAACGATGACCCGGACTTCATAGAGTACGAGACGATATATGAGGATATGGGATGTGAGCTTCAGTCGGAAGAAGGGAAGGACCAACCAACGCCTGTAAAGCCGAAGACAAAGCTTGAACGCTCTCCAAAAAAAAAGGCGACTTCGCCAGCCCCGATCAATATCGGGACGAAATCTGTTGTATCTACTACCGGCACGGCGACTGCGCCCAGCGCACCAGGATCTCAGGCTTCGTCAGCGAGTCCGGATTCGTCAGCTAAACAAAAGAAAGATTCATCTCCACTACCTCTTGACTTACCTCCACCGAAGGATTTTAGCAAAGAAATCGAGGAGATTATAGAACACGATTTGACTAAATTGGCCTTTCAGAATCCTCTTTTTAAAGATGAACTTCCATATTGGTTACAGGCCAAGAGGCCATTGATCCAACCGTACAGCACTATGTCTGAAAGAATGTTGAAACAGCTGGAATCCTCATTACTTAACTGCCCAGATTCGCTTGACGCTGACACACCACATCTCTATCAACACCCGCTCTCTTTACCGCATCCCACCTCCATTTTCTTCCCTAGTGAACCGATCAGGTTCGTGGCTGCTGGCTGGAATAACGATAATACGTCCACTAAAGATATCTATGGAAAAACTTCTATGGTTCAGATAATGACCAAGTTCGATTTGGATACCCTGTTTTTTATCTTTTATCATTATCAGGGAACGTACGACCAATTCCTAGCTGCCAGGGAACTAATCATCCGTGGGTGGATATTTAATAGAGTCAATCGGTGCTGGTTTTACAAAGAAGTTGAAAAGCTGCCCCCTGGAATGGATCAAAAAGAAGAGGTTTCTTGGAGATATTTTGACTACCAAAAGAGCTGGTTAGCCAGACGCTGCGGTCCGGATTTTGTGTTCCGCAGTGAGGAATTTGAAAGGCTGTAG